In Gadus chalcogrammus isolate NIFS_2021 chromosome 1, NIFS_Gcha_1.0, whole genome shotgun sequence, the sequence TCGTAGGTTGGGTAGATACACCTGGAGGAGTGTGAAAGGAAAGTTATTggcataatttgcaaatgagGTTTTGTTGCACCGAAGATAAACAGAAAAGATGATCGTTAAACAAGAACAATATATGTACCATGCATCTCCTGTCCGATGATGTGGGGTGTATTTAATACGGTAGGCAACAGGATCCATCTTCCCGTCTTCCATGACCATCTTCATCCTCAGTGTCGCCTCGCCCTCGGCGAACAGCCCTTTCTTCATCCTCTGGAACAAAACCAGCGACTCCTCCATGGGGCGCTCTCTccatggggatgggggggcgtTGTGGCCCTTCAGCTCCTCCCCCCGCTGGTGGCACACATAGGCGTGACCTCTGAAGGAGTACAGAGGAAGGATGCTGACCTATTCTACCAGTATACCTGAAGAGCATCCCCCACTggcacaccaccaccaccacggttTGACTTACCTACGGACCAGGTCCACCGCGAGGTCATAAAGGTGCTGGAAGTTGTCCGATGCGTGGGTGATTTGGTATGGTTCGTAACCTACGAGACACGCAACATTAAGGGTCACCGTTTGAATTTTTTTAAAAGGCATGGCATATATAACAATTTGAAAAAGAGCTCAGCtcaacaaacacagactcacCGAGCCACCCCACCATGTCCTTGATGGCAGTGAAGTacttctcttcctccttttctgGGTTTGTGTCATCATACCTCAGGAAACAAATCCCGTCGTTGGCCTGCAAAAGGAGAGAAATTACATTATAGACACAAGACGACAAACATAGCATGCCAGCAAACCGGGTCTAGACAGGACGTGGTACCTTTGCATAACCAAAATTGAAGTTGATGGCTTTGGCGTGTCCAATGTGGAGGATACCGTTAGGCTCAGGAGGGAAGCGGGTACGAATCTTGAAAAAATGATATCTTGATAAAAATCCATAAATCAATATATTTCACAAACAGATTGGATAGGACCTAGTACAAAATAATAACCAAAGTACTGTCACCTAGTATAATATGACATTTTCTAAACATTACAAAAAGTTGTGAGTTTCACCTGTCCACCGGTAATCTCCATGTGCTTTTTAAGCAGGTCCATGGTATTTGGCGTAACCACATAGCCCTCCGTCTTATAGTTCTCTCCTGCAGGAACAAGATTGGAGTGAGAGGTTAACATATGGACCAACCCTGACCCCAACGAAGGGGTCTGGGGAAAAATGGACAACAGAGTCAGAGATGTAATTTAAAAGTAATGAAGTAGAAAAGGTTAACCAGTTTTATGGAACTTCAGCGCCTCTCCCCTCAGTTGCTCCATTAGAGATTTCCCTTCAGACTGGACCTCGCCTAACGACGAATGACAGATTAAACTCTCTCCTTCATATACAAGCAACACATTTATTTGTCCTTAAGGAAAACTTGACCTCACCATTGACGGCCACCTCTTCTTTCTTTGCCTTCACCTCACTCTCCGAGGTTTTCGCTTTCTGAGGCTGCATGAGAAAGACGAGAGGTTACCCACGGGTGACAGTGAAATAGGGTTTTCATCATCCCCCAGTTCATAATGCGTGGGCTAACCTTGGTCTTCTTTTCTAGGTCAGCCTCTGTTTTGGCGCCCAATAGGTGTAGAACCTACCAGAACAAGAAATGCATTTATTAAGGTTTACACAAGCACCGAATGTAGTCAAATACAGAATTAAAGTTCCCACATTGCTACTGGTGAACAATCCTTTCTGAAACACACCTGCACGTCCACCTCATTCTTGATGATCTTTCCATCTGCCCACTTAAGAGCAGCGCGTGATTCTCCTGAAGGGGGGTACAAAGATTGTTGATGCCGCCTTTTTTAAGTGGTTTACTAAGTAATTTAAACATACACTTTATTTTTATCTAGAATGAGTCTGAAAGCATACCCATGAGCAGCCCCATGTTGTAGCGATACCGCTCCTTTAGCAGTAGTTCCTTGTGTTTGTTGATCACCACTTCCACCTGAGAAGAATGCAGTGATACATCACAAAGCAAGGCTAATAAATACCTGGGTATCCCTGGAAGTCTGTTATGCAAGTGACTGGTATGCCTGGCTATTTACCGCTTCCTCGATCTGCTCGGGGGTGATCACCACACCCACGCCGCAGACATTCTCAAACTCTGCCTGGTTGATGGGGTCCTGAGGATGGTTCTTCACAAACTCAAGAGCAGCTAGGACACGACAAGAGCAGGTTAGTCGTCTGTGAGTTTATAACTACGCAAACATTAAAGTGAGTCAACGTTCTGTATGCAATACTTTATTTATATGGACCGAAGACCTATCAAGTTATAAAATGTTCCTTATCACCAAGGGAACACACTAGAAGACTTGTAGCCAGATTTGCCACAAACATTTGAGACATTAACGAGTAATACCTAACGATTCCTGAACATGATACTGAAGTTTGGCAAGCGGCAACTGGATAATGTCGGCAGTCTATCAACAAGTGGGATTGTGATTGGGCATCACTTTAATCTGTGATGACCATGTCTTTTTATAATTAGTATGTTTTGTAAAAATCTTCTAGTCTGACTAATCAAAATGTGAAAAACGGAAGTGGGAATACCCAATGTCATTTTTCGTTATGATGATAATGTCATTGTTATTACCAGCTAGTTGAAGTTCTGTGCATATTTTGTGCCGGGCAATGTGGTCTGCGAGAAATGTCAGGCGTTTGGTATCTTTGAGACGGGATACCATGCTGTACAGCATTGTTCCCATGGCTTTGTCCACTCCTGTGGCTCCATTGACAACCTGGGCCTATTGTAATTGAAAAAAAGTTGATTCAAGGggagaaataatagaaaaagTAGTAAAACACATGTTTAGCTGCCAGTGTATAAGAGTATAGTCATTATACTCTTGTCATAGTATACATACgatgaaaaaaaaggaaaagtaacTTTAGACAAATGGGAAAATATGTAGCTGTTATAGTTGCTCAGAAAGTGTCGACAAAAAGGTCGTGGATCTACAGGAACAACGGCCAAAATGAAAGTGAGAATATGCTCTGTGATATCGATTTTGCTTTAAAAAGCACATCTGATAAAAATTATACTATCAGATGCCTTAACCGCAACAACATTCCATGACAAGCAATTTATATCAAAACGTAAAACCAAAAGAGCATAGGGCAACATTGCATCTGACCAGAAACGTGCGGTGGAGAGAACATTAAATCCATGTCTGACAGTTCGAAGTATGGATTACCTGGGCAATTGCATCCTTAAGAGCAGAAGTAAGTGCTtcgtttttcaatgtttctttAGCTTTTTGTTCACTGAGCCCAATGGAAGTGAAAAGTGTCACTGTATCCGCCATTTTTCAGCGCACACACCTACCACACACTACAGCCAGACACGCCGCTAAAGCCCTTTACCGGCCAGTTGGGTCACTTCCTCCACCACTAGGGGAAAGACGATGATGCAATTAAATTGACCAATCATGGTGGTTTTTGGTAATGCATTTACCAATAGCCAAGGAACTGGGTTGCGCAGTTTTACTGAAGGATCCAATCAAAAGTTGTGTTGACATCAGTAGGGGAGGGACCAAATCATAACGTGTGTAATGTTGCGTCAGATCCAGAGATGTTACAAGAGCCATCAAAACATTGCGTCTTATCCATCGAACAATTTTACAAGGAAAATGTCCACTGAATATAATTTCTAAAATCATTCGTACACTGAACATCGTTACAAGGAGTTACACTTCAGTCAAAAAGCCACAAACCCATTGCAAGGTTTTGGTTGGCCATCAGTATCAACGCATATGACACCGCGAAACGTTTGTGTCCATCATTTTTGATACCTTTAACCCGACTGTAAACAAAATGTATTGGCTAGATTGTCTGATGTACTTAAATGATTGACCACGAACTTCCAACCAACCTTTAAAAATTGTAATACCTATAATTACACAGTTATCTAGTCTGGAATGCGTATGAATCGTTGAATGAGCATCATCGCGACCATGGCCAAACACGCAAGGCTCTCTGTAGGGGGAGCAGCCTGGGCTTCAATGGCTTGTACTAGGTCTCAACTCAGGTTGGATCTTACTTTGGGTTGTGGACAAACTTTCCGGTAGGTTTGTCATTCTTGGTTTGTTCGGTTAGGTTACAGCTATGCTATGCATAGCTGCATAGCACAGTGTTACACAGTAATCCAAAAGAACAACACACTTAATTGTCTTCTCAACTCACAGCTGGAGAGAGACTGGAGATGGACACTGGACGGGCGTGATGGGAGGAAGAGTCTGGACGCTAACACAAACAGATGATCGACTGTGGTATCACGTCTATAATAATAAAGATGCTCATAAAGAGGTCGATAACCGGAAAAGAAAAGCGGACGGTCCTGCACAGCAGCTTAACAAGTCAGAAAAAAGATGGAAAGTAAACATAAAGGAGGAAGATATTGATGTACCGGTGACCGTcaagaaagaaggagaggaagaaatgCTTGTGGATTATTTCCAATTAGATGTAAACCTGGAAGAGTTATATAGAGAATGGGGACTGGCAGACCCCCACTTCAAACATATATCCAACATTTTCACAGGCAAGTAGTTCCTAGAGCTTATATATTTTCCCATAGGCTTAAATGATATGAGgtagtgtgtgtagtgaagtgatgaattttttttttttcccctagGTATTCGAATGCTGCGCCAGAACCCAACTGAGTGTTTGTTTTCCTTCATTTGTACCTCCAACAACCACATTTCCCGCATCCAGGGCATGGTGGATAACCTGTGCAGGTCCCTGGGCAAGCCACTGTGTGAGCTGGATGGGACCACCTATTATGACTTCCCGTCCCTCTCGGCCATTGCTGGTATATTTCTACTTTTTCTggtatatttatgtatgtatatgtgtgtatgtttgtaaaaCACAATTTTTAAATCGGTATTCTTTCTTTTGACTGGCAGATGACAAAGTGGAGGCGCTGCTGAGGGATCTGGGTTTTGGATACAGGGCTCGGTTCTTGCAGCAGAGTGCCAAACAAATCCTGGAGCAGCACGGGCCTGACTGGCTCCAGGGTCTGAGGAGGACTCCGTATCTTCAGGCCCGGAACTCTCTGCGGTCTCTCCCTGGTGTGGGCCTCAAGGTACGAGGAAAAGAGCTGGTCTTATTTAGAGTAGACTTTGGTGGAAGAATTCTTCTCCCCAACTGCTCCTAGGACCACAAGAGCTATAAATTATCCATCATTTCCATTTGTTTCCATTACTTTATTGGTCAATTTCTAATTTACCAATTTAATTGTTGTCTTAATTGTAATTAAACAATTTCTGGTCAATCATCAATTGCCTTGTATGTCTCTGTGATGTTCTTAATTTACTTAAAATGTCTCTGAATCTCTCCTTTGTGTCTCCCGTTGTTGAGGTGGCCGACTGTGCCTGTCTCATGTCCCTTGACAAGGCGGATGCTGTTCCCGTTGATACACACATTTGGCAGATCGCTAAACGGGACTACAAATGTGCCGCCGGCAGTACACAAAAGACCCTTACTGACAAAGTTAACAGAGACATTGGTCAGCATGAATTCTCCTTTTTCAACAGTTTCAAAAAGTTTCCAGTGAGCAAACAAATGCTATAAATATCCAATGCATTTATTTCATACAGGGGATTTTTTCAGGCAGCTATGGGGTCCTTATGCTGGCTGGGCACAATCGGTAGGTATTTATTATGGTGGTTTATTTAAATTGATCATATCTCTTTCATTGTAAATGATAAGGTGGATTGTTTTTTATTAGGTTTTATTCTGCGCTGACCTGAAAAAGTTTCAGAAGCTGAAAGAAATGCCATCAATAAAGCTGGAAGATGACAAGAAGGCTAGCCTGCCCCTTAAGAAGGCAAAGTTGAAGATAAAAAAGGAGAAACTAGATCAAATTGAAAAACCAACGTCAGTGTGCCACAAGAAAGCAAAGCTGGCCCCACAGGAttgattcatttattataacagaatttgtttttgtttgattatttttgtatccATTATTTTACTACCAAAAAAAATCTGTTGAATTGTCTTTGTTTCGAAAACCTTTAAACCTATAAAAcctatattaataaaataagtaTGTATAATTGAATTGGTTTTCCGCATCACTATAGCTTAAACTTTAGCGTAAATGTTTTTCATGTTTCCAATAATAGCCACTAGATGGCTACATAGATTTGGAGAATCGGGGTGTCCAAGGTTAATGCATTTAATTGCATCTTTGACATGCGCATGCTCACTCATTatgcctctctgtccctctgactCTTAAAAAGAGATGAGTAAATTCATCACTTCTCATGGGTCCCAGTTGTGTCATTTCACAAAACAGTTTTTTATTTGGGTCTTATAAAAGCACAGGACACAACCTACATCCAAATATGTCAATATGGTAGATGTAAATGCAGACTTCTGTATGATCTAAAATTCAGTAGTTTAGTATGATCAAAAGTTACAGTAGGCAGTGTCAGCTAGTCTTTCTTAGCCTTAGGCTAAAGTTACTGTGGCCATGGACCAATATGCTGTGTCTTTTGTAGTAAGTATGATCTTTACTCTCATTGGGAAGAGAGCAAGGATGTCTTTCTCACCCTTCACTGTTTTATAAAAGTGGGTCAAATCATTTGCCTACAATATAGGTTCCACATACCAATGGCAACGGCATTTGTGCCAGTGCCATTGGCATAAACACGTGCAAAATCTTTCCATAAATAGTTATTCATTTGTCCGAGTGTGCAGCCATGTGTGTTCATTTACATGTGAGTCAGCTTTCATGTCCATTTCCGAGCGGAAGATGAGATGCCGGCCCCAGCCTGAGGGCAGAGTCCTGGGAGAAAGCACCACACAGGCAGACCAAAATAAAGCTGGTAAACAACAGTGTGTTTGTTGGAGGAAGAAAATGTTGATGGATAACGCAGCATGGTCCAATtcagaacaaaacacaaagaaccccaaaatataagaaaaaaataacctcATTGTGACCAATTATGTAAGCGATGAGTTTCTGCCTGGGATGGGTCCTCTGGGATGTTTCTGTTGAAAGGatgtccctctctatctctatctgtgtctgttctttatttttttttctctctctctctctctctctctctctctctctctctctctctctctctctctctctctctctctctctcacactcactctcactctcactctctccctttaaAGCAGCGGCTTCATGTTATCTTTTGTAGTtgtatgtctcctttaaatgcACCAGAGGGCACTCCTGACAGAATCACTGCACCTGAAAGAGGCCTACATCAACATGCAGATGTGCAAAAGTGTTGCTTTAGTCGTCCGTCGTTCTGGGTGGCCCAATCTGAGGGTCAGTTTGGTGGGAGGTTAGCAAAACGGaggcattctctctctctctctctctctctctctctctctctctctctctctctctctctctctctctctctctctctctctctctctctctctctctttttcgctactctctttctcttcctacTCTCTTGTATAAGACTGGTTTGTCTTATGCAAAGGGAATGTGTTCTTCCTCACCTTTAATGGACTCTCACAGGATCCCCCTCCTTTGCTCAGTCAACAGACCAAATATGGTCTGACTGTCTGGTTTAATTCCACACCCCTCATCCACCAATCCAAAGTATTGAATATTATCATTCCTCAACCAGAATAGATTGCAAAAACACAATTCTACCCGACACTGGACCTAAACTGAATTCATAGACAGAGATTGTACAGATTACCTTAAACAAGTCACAGTGAAGACCAAAGaaggggggctggtgggggacTCAGGCACTGAAGGAGACCTCCATAATTTGAACCAAAATTGGGGAGATTATTCTTTATGTCTAGACGAGGAAAGGGGTGTTGATATTGGTCGTCCCAtatgggtggtgtgtgtgtatgtgtgtgtgcgtgtgaacatGTGGGTGGGGGCATTTCTCGGTGCTACAGCTTTACTCAGTCATCTAAGTACATTTGCATACAATGACCTCTCCTACTTACTGAAAGAGGCTTATTTCATACACGGTTGTAATGCCGCCCAGCGAACCGGGACCTTGCTCCACTAGCGGTGGTTATTGTTTCATATATCCCGCCTGGGCGGAGGTTTCCTTTGCCCCAGTGTTACATTTCAGCGAACTATGCAAGACATTCCTGCCCTACCATGAGCTGATTGGCATCCACCCCAGTGTATGCCAATGTATACGTCATTTGCACATTTAACTTATGTTCATTTAGAATGATTTAATTTGTTTGTAAGACTGTTGTAAATccacattcaattcaattccatAGTTTTGCCTTTGCCCTGTTTGCATTGTAAATCAATGTTCGcatctttccgtctctctctctgttctcttatCCTCCCCTATCCATCTGATCACTGAGAGGCGCCCCCATATTACAGGAATCCGGTGTGAGGTAATGGATATGGGTTGTTTTCAAAATAGTTTGATGTTAGACAGAACCACCAATCCACCAGACTACAAACAAACCTGGATGAATAATACATTCATAGCACACTATACTATTAATAGTGTAGTTGTAATGCATACAAACCCATGTGACCAGGCAGgtgggcacacaaacacacatgcacctgcCCCAGGCGGGCTGGTGCAGTCGGAGGTGCAGATGGAATGATAAATGATCGTGTTCACATAGTTTACGCCTTGCAACGGTTTGCTGCTGCATAAATAGCTGCCatagatgtgtttttattttgtattcgtTATTATTATCACTTACTTAACAGTATCTCATAGTGACACCTTTTTTTTTGGTACACCATGCTTATCATAATCTTTGTCAAATGTTTGTTATCAGACTTGCCTGTCTAATTCGTTGCGTGTGCCCTGCTGGCTCAGTAGCAATGTAATGGTATTAGGGGAAATCCTATGAGCTTGTTGGGTTATTTCAGGCACTTGATCTTAACGGTATAGTGTACAGT encodes:
- the LOC130384408 gene encoding glutamine--tRNA ligase-like, producing the protein MADTVTLFTSIGLSEQKAKETLKNEALTSALKDAIAQAQVVNGATGVDKAMGTMLYSMVSRLKDTKRLTFLADHIARHKICTELQLAAALEFVKNHPQDPINQAEFENVCGVGVVITPEQIEEAVEVVINKHKELLLKERYRYNMGLLMGESRAALKWADGKIIKNEVDVQVLHLLGAKTEADLEKKTKPQKAKTSESEVKAKKEEVAVNGEVQSEGKSLMEQLRGEALKFHKTGENYKTEGYVVTPNTMDLLKKHMEITGGQIRTRFPPEPNGILHIGHAKAINFNFGYAKANDGICFLRYDDTNPEKEEEKYFTAIKDMVGWLGYEPYQITHASDNFQHLYDLAVDLVRRGHAYVCHQRGEELKGHNAPPSPWRERPMEESLVLFQRMKKGLFAEGEATLRMKMVMEDGKMDPVAYRIKYTPHHRTGDAWCIYPTYDYTHCLCDSIENITHSLCTKEFQARRSSYFWLCNALDVYCPVQWEYGRLNLTYTVVSKRKIIKLVETGVVRDWDDPRLFTLTALRRRGFPSVAINNFCARVGVTVAQVTMEPHLLEACVRDVLNDTAPRAMAVLEPLKVTITNRSADLKSDVQVPNFPADEAKGSHVVPFTNIVFIEQSDFREVMEKGYKRLTPDQPVGLRHAGYVITVQKVIKDAQGKVVELEVSCCVSTEAKEKPKAFIHWVSQPLKCEVRLYERLFLHKNPEDPSEVPGGFLSDINPHSMEVIDSALVDRSVAGAKVLDRFQFERMGYFSLDPDSTADKLVFNRTVTLKEDPGKI
- the LOC130391316 gene encoding N-glycosylase/DNA lyase-like: MSIIATMAKHARLSVGGAAWASMACTRSQLRLDLTLGCGQTFRWRETGDGHWTGVMGGRVWTLTQTDDRLWYHVYNNKDAHKEVDNRKRKADGPAQQLNKSEKRWKVNIKEEDIDVPVTVKKEGEEEMLVDYFQLDVNLEELYREWGLADPHFKHISNIFTGIRMLRQNPTECLFSFICTSNNHISRIQGMVDNLCRSLGKPLCELDGTTYYDFPSLSAIADDKVEALLRDLGFGYRARFLQQSAKQILEQHGPDWLQGLRRTPYLQARNSLRSLPGVGLKVADCACLMSLDKADAVPVDTHIWQIAKRDYKCAAGSTQKTLTDKVNRDIGDFFRQLWGPYAGWAQSVLFCADLKKFQKLKEMPSIKLEDDKKASLPLKKAKLKIKKEKLDQIEKPTSVCHKKAKLAPQD